In Humulus lupulus chromosome 6, drHumLupu1.1, whole genome shotgun sequence, a single genomic region encodes these proteins:
- the LOC133786117 gene encoding disease resistance protein RPM1-like: MAEIAVGLVIDKLIPLLTEEAYLLRGIHKEVERIKCDLDFLLAFLKNADARVEQTNQIITNNCHGVKVWVEKLRKASFEVEDVIDEYTHLMVKQRCHPHIKRFVAFVRRSTCLVIKLKSRHDTASKIKDIRQTIRDINQTRASYGFNFTLHEESTFASRTSSWYDPRKSSCFLRESDIVGIESSRDELIEKVEDGSPRRTVISLVGMGGLGKTTLAHQVYVCMKRSFDCHAWIEVSQSYEKVELLQKLLKKFLESREESTPQGFDAMDESTLTKKLRDYLHGKSYLVVFDDVWKINFWGDIQNALPDNGNEKSGRVFITTRYVEVAKFCKVSSLVHIHYLQRLAPKKAWELFCKKAFQDESSGYCPLHLHKLSHEIVERCEGLPLAIVVIAGLLSTKNNTIEEWRKLLTTLSSELHSNEHLESITKILSLSYNDLPYYLKSCFLYLGYFPEDYSIRCGRLIRQWIAEGFVKSKKDKTLEVAAEEYLVDLINRNLIQVSEKDFDGKARTCRIHDLLREIILNKMEDLSFCQVLSSNDSNLKGSSARRISIVNGFYEGIKSNNASKISQVRSIFIFDKDKMLNHHIREITIKFKLLKVLDFEDAPNLNHISKDIGSLFHLKYLSVRGTRVRSLPKSIGKLENLETLDLKQSLVFEIPVEIKMLKKLRHFLAYHGSFDDSFNQLKGVKLERGIGQLKALQKLYFIDVNVVRIVDLLKELYKLTELRKLGIINLRSEDGRRLCDCIQNMNHLESLSVASISSDETVDLESMSCPPQFLRRLHLQGPLKNLPKWITQLQNLSRIGIYWSKLEIDPLNVLQNLHNLLELRIFHDGYYGEKLHFVEGSFPKLKALDLYSLSKLRSIVIEEGALCNLEEFYIGPCPQLKELSSGFQHLRNLKVFYLCELPTIFLISQNFQSLQCIGVDIRLRCNIRGKMWRLVFEWVTEFLEYLRGKTDYLVPFQLYIYYIVEKCHHYVCTLCE; encoded by the coding sequence ATGGCGGAGATCGCTGTAGGCTTGGTCATAGACAAGTTGATTCCATTGCTGACTGAAGAAGCATACTTGTTGAGAGGTATTCATAAAGAAGTTGAGAGAATCAAGTGTGATCTAGACTTTCTTTTGGCTTTTCTCAAGAATGCAGATGCAAGAGTCGAGCAGACAAATCAAATCATCACCAACAATTGTCACGGGGTTAAAGTGTGGGTGGAAAAACTTCGAAAAGCATCATTTGAAGTAGAAGATGTTATTGATGAATACACACATCTCATGGTGAAACAACGATGTCATCCCCATATAAAAAGATTTGTTGCTTTTGTTCGCAGAAGTACTTGCTTGGTCATAAAACTAAAATCACGCCATGACACAGCTtccaaaataaaagacattagaCAAACGATTCGAGATATAAATCAAACAAGGGCATCCTATGGCTTCAATTTCACACTACATGAAGAATCTACATTCGCTTCTCGAACAAGTTCATGGTATGATCCTCGAAAAAGTTCTTGTTTTCTTAGGGAAAGTGATATTGTGGGCATTGAATCTTCTAGAGATGAATTAATTGAAAAGGTGGAAGATGGATCTCCAAGGCGCACTGTGATCTCTTTGGTAGGGATGGGAGGACTCGGCAAGACCACTCTAGCCCATCAAGTGTATGTTTGTATGAAAAGAAGTTTTGATTGTCATGCTTGGATTGAAGTTTCTCAGTCATATGAGAAGGTGGAACTATTACAAAAGTTACTGAAGAAGTTCTTGGAGTCGAGAGAGGAGTCTACTCCTCAAGGATTTGATGCAATGGATGAAAGTACATTGACTAAAAAGTTAAGAGATTACTTACATGGAAAAAGCTATCTTGTGGTTTTTGATGATGTTTGGAAGATAAACTTTTGGGGTGACATACAAAATGCTTTACCTGATAATGGCAACGAGAAAAGTGGAAGAGTATTTATCACAACAAGATATGTTGAAGTAGCAAAGTTTTGTAAGGTATCATCACTTGTTCATATTCATTATCTTCAACGTCTTGCTCCAAAGAAGGCATGGGAACTCTTTTGCAAAAAGGCTTTTCAAGATGAATCTAGTGGGTATTGTCCACTCCACTTACACAAGTTGTCACATGAGATTGTTGAAAGATGTGAAGGATTACCACTTGCTATTGTAGTAATAGCTGGTCTTCTTTCCACTAAAAACAACACTATTGAAGAGTGGAGAAAATTGCTTACAACTCTAAGTTCAGAGTTGCATAGCAATGAACATCTAGAAAGCATAACAAAAATTCTCTCCTTGAGCTACAATGATCTACCGTATTACCTTAAATCTTGCTTCTTATACTTGGGGTATTTTCCTGAAGACTACTCCATCAGATGTGGAAGACTAATTCGCCAATGGATTGCTGAAGGCTTTGTGAAATCAAAAAAGGATAAAACACTCGAGGTGGCTGCAGAAGAATATTTGGTGGATTTGATAAATAGAAATCTCATTCAAGTATCTGAGAAAGATTTTGATGGAAAAGCTAGAACATGTCGAATTCACGATCTTCTACGTGAGATTATCCTCAACAAGATGGAGGATTTGAGTTTCTGTCAAGTTTTGTCATCGAATGATTCAAACCTCAAAGGATCATCAGCTCGACGCATTTCAATTGTTAATGGCTTTTATGAAGGTATTAAGAGTAATAATGCTTCTAAAATTTCTCAAGTGCGGTCCATTTTTATCTTTGATAAAGACAAAATGCTTAATCATCACATAAGAGAAATCACCATAAAGTTCAAGCTCCTGAAAGTTCTTGATTTTGAAGATGCTCCGAATCTAAATCACATTTCTAAAGACATTGGAAGCTTATTTCACTTGAAATATTTAAGTGTTCGAGGCACAAGAGTTAGGAGTTTGCCTAAGTCTATTGGAAAGTTAGAAAATTTAGAGACATTGGATTTAAAACAATCTTTGGTGTTTGAGATACCAGTTGAGATCAAAATGCTTAAAAAATTAAGACACTTTTTAGCTTACCATGGAAGTTTTGATGATTCTTTCAATCAATTAAAAGGAGTAAAACTAGAAAGGGGAATTGGTCAGTTGAAAGCCTTGCAAAAGTTATACTTTATAGATGTCAATGTTGTTAGAATAGTTGACCTATTGAAGGAATTGTACAAGTTGACAGAGTTGAGAAAATTAGGAATTATAAACTTAAGAAGTGAAGATGGTAGAAGACTATGTGACTGTATTCAAAACATGAACCACCTTGAATCCCTTAGTGTAGCTTCAATAAGTTCAGATGAGACAGTTGATTTGGAATCCATGTCTTGCCCCCCTCAATTTCTTCGGCGTCTCCACCTACAAGGGCCTCTGAAGAATTTACCTAAATGGATCACACAACTTCAAAATCTAAGTAGGATTGGAATATATTGGTCAAAGCTAGAAATCGATCCATTGAATGTTCTTCAAAATCTGCACAATCTTTTGGAACTTCGCATATTTCATGATGGTTACTATGGTGAGAAACTACACTTTGTTGAAGGAAGTTTTCCAAAACTCAAGGCACTCGACCTCTATTCTCTAAGCAAGTTACGCTCGATAGTAATAGAGGAAGGAGCATTGTGTAATCTTGAAGAGTTCTACATTGGGCCTTGTCCACAGTTAAAGGAATTGTCATCTGGATTCCAACATTTGAGAAACCTTAAAGTTTTTTACTTGTGTGAATTGCCCACAATCTTCTTGATATCCCAAAATTTTCAAAGCTTGCAATGTATTGGGGTAGACATTCGACTTCGATGCAACATTCGTGGGAAAATGTGGCGACTTGTATTCGAATGGGTTACTGAATTCTTGGAATATTTGAGAGGTAAGACTGACTATCTAGTTCCATTTCAattgtatatttattatattgttgAAAAATGTCATCATTATGTGTGCACATTATGTGAGTAA